Proteins from a genomic interval of Halomonas alkaliantarctica:
- the queA gene encoding tRNA preQ1(34) S-adenosylmethionine ribosyltransferase-isomerase QueA, with amino-acid sequence MQRADFHYELPDELIARYPSEQRSDCRLLCVDGQSGALEHRRFPDLLELLEPGDLLVFNDTRVIPARLHGHKASGGKVEMLLERPLDAHRGLAHIRSSKSPKPGTELIFEGDVHAIVEGRRDALFELRFLGDTPMIALLEEHGHMPLPPYITREDELSDRERYQTVYARRDGAVAAPTAGLHFDQPLLDALADKGINRAFVTLHVGAGTFQPVRVDNILEHHMHSEWIEVTEATCQQVRETLAAGKRVVAVGTTSVRCLESACMKSSDGQIAPYSGDTDIFIYPGYQWRCVDALITNFHLPESTLLMLVSSFVGYDTIMHAYQRAVAERYAFFSYGDAMLLTR; translated from the coding sequence AGCGCGCGGATTTTCATTACGAGCTACCCGACGAATTAATTGCTCGCTACCCTTCTGAACAGCGTAGCGACTGCCGTTTGCTGTGCGTGGATGGCCAGAGCGGCGCGTTGGAACACCGCCGCTTTCCTGATTTGCTTGAGCTTTTAGAGCCTGGCGACCTACTGGTGTTTAACGACACCCGGGTAATTCCGGCGCGCCTGCACGGCCATAAGGCCAGTGGCGGCAAAGTGGAGATGCTGTTGGAGCGCCCGCTGGATGCCCACCGCGGTTTGGCGCATATTCGCTCGAGTAAATCCCCGAAGCCCGGCACCGAGCTAATTTTCGAGGGCGATGTTCACGCCATTGTAGAAGGCCGCCGTGATGCGCTGTTCGAGCTGCGCTTTTTAGGCGATACGCCAATGATCGCGCTGCTTGAAGAGCACGGCCATATGCCGCTGCCGCCGTATATTACCCGCGAAGACGAACTCAGCGACCGTGAGCGCTACCAGACCGTCTATGCCCGGCGTGACGGCGCGGTGGCGGCGCCTACCGCCGGGCTGCATTTTGATCAGCCGCTGCTGGATGCCCTTGCCGATAAAGGCATTAACCGTGCCTTTGTAACGCTGCACGTAGGCGCGGGCACCTTTCAGCCGGTGCGGGTCGACAACATCCTTGAACACCATATGCACAGCGAGTGGATTGAGGTCACGGAAGCCACCTGCCAGCAGGTGCGTGAGACCTTGGCAGCCGGTAAGCGCGTGGTAGCGGTCGGCACTACCAGCGTGCGCTGCCTGGAAAGCGCCTGCATGAAAAGTAGCGACGGGCAGATTGCGCCTTATAGTGGCGATACCGACATTTTTATCTACCCCGGTTACCAGTGGCGCTGCGTGGATGCTTTAATCACCAACTTCCATTTGCCCGAATCAACGCTACTGATGCTGGTGTCCTCCTTTGTGGGCTATGACACCATCATGCACGCCTATCAACGGGCAGTGGCCGAACGCTATGCCTTTTTTAGCTACGGCGACGCCATGCTGCTGACCCGCTAG
- a CDS encoding inositol monophosphatase family protein, whose translation MNPMVQFTLRAARGAVEHFLRVRERIENAHDEFNLDRLLDETARKAEATIVQQLERGYPQHGVTGRFTPHRAGEGEGADIVWKIEPMHGYSNLAVAGKGFALSVVCLIKGRPEHAVIICPFADDEYIASRGRGAQHNDKRMRVSKPTAISGTRMAMSLPEVWLRPRNLPAYLTVSQQLAPQIENLLATGCGLLDLCELATGRVDSAFVLGLEEQDMLVGTLFLKEAGALMGTPDGQPTVKVEGQLMAAGPRLYKALIKQLTPHF comes from the coding sequence ATGAATCCGATGGTCCAATTTACGCTGCGCGCTGCGCGTGGCGCCGTTGAACACTTTCTGCGCGTGCGCGAACGTATAGAAAACGCACACGATGAATTTAACCTTGACCGCCTGCTCGACGAGACAGCGCGCAAGGCCGAAGCGACGATTGTTCAGCAGTTGGAGCGCGGTTATCCCCAGCACGGTGTTACTGGCCGCTTTACCCCGCACCGCGCGGGTGAAGGTGAAGGCGCGGATATCGTCTGGAAAATTGAACCGATGCACGGCTATTCCAATTTAGCCGTGGCCGGAAAGGGCTTTGCACTCTCAGTGGTGTGTCTTATCAAAGGTCGTCCCGAACACGCGGTGATTATCTGCCCGTTCGCCGACGACGAATATATCGCTAGCCGCGGCCGCGGCGCCCAGCACAACGACAAGCGCATGCGCGTTAGTAAGCCTACCGCCATTAGCGGTACGCGTATGGCCATGAGCCTGCCGGAAGTTTGGCTGCGCCCGCGCAATTTACCTGCCTATTTGACCGTTTCACAGCAGCTTGCCCCGCAGATAGAAAACCTGTTGGCCACGGGCTGTGGGTTGCTGGATTTGTGTGAGCTGGCCACTGGGCGAGTGGATAGCGCTTTTGTACTCGGCCTGGAAGAGCAGGATATGCTGGTAGGCACGCTGTTCCTGAAAGAGGCGGGCGCCTTGATGGGAACGCCGGACGGTCAGCCTACGGTGAAGGTGGAAGGGCAGTTAATGGCCGCGGGGCCACGTCTCTATAAGGCGCTGATCAAGCAGCTAACGCCGCACTTTTAA
- the tgt gene encoding tRNA guanosine(34) transglycosylase Tgt, producing the protein MRFERLADDGRARRGRLHFPRGTVETPAFMPVGTYGTVKGMTPDSVKEIGAEIILGNTFHLWLRPGTDVIEAHGDLHDFAQWDKPILTDSGGFQVFSLGETRKITEQGVHFRSPVDGSKVFMGPEESMAVQRSLGSDVVMIFDECTPYPATFDEAEKSMELSLRWAKRSREAHGDSPSALFGIIQGGMHPELRERSLKGLLEIGFDGLAIGGLSVGEPKEEMIKVLDYLPTWMPDEKPRYLMGVGKPEDLVEGVRRGVDMFDCVMPTRNARNGHLFTSDGTVKIRNAKHRFDTRPLDEECDCHTCKSFSRGYLHHLDRCNEMLGSMLNTIHNLRYYQRVMADLRAAIEAGTLTTFVEGFYARRGLPVPPLAN; encoded by the coding sequence ATGCGCTTTGAGCGCCTGGCCGACGATGGTCGTGCCCGCCGTGGCCGCCTTCACTTCCCCCGTGGCACGGTGGAGACCCCGGCGTTTATGCCAGTAGGCACTTACGGCACGGTGAAAGGCATGACGCCCGATTCCGTCAAAGAGATCGGCGCCGAGATCATCCTGGGCAACACCTTTCACCTGTGGCTGCGCCCCGGCACCGATGTCATCGAAGCCCACGGCGACCTGCATGACTTCGCCCAGTGGGATAAACCGATTCTGACCGACTCCGGCGGCTTTCAGGTCTTTTCCCTGGGTGAGACACGCAAGATCACCGAGCAGGGCGTGCACTTCCGCTCGCCGGTGGATGGCAGCAAAGTGTTTATGGGCCCGGAAGAGTCCATGGCAGTTCAGCGCTCGCTAGGCTCCGATGTGGTGATGATCTTTGACGAGTGCACGCCCTACCCGGCCACCTTTGACGAAGCCGAGAAATCCATGGAGCTTTCGCTGCGCTGGGCCAAACGTTCGCGGGAAGCCCACGGCGATTCACCTTCCGCGCTGTTCGGCATTATCCAGGGCGGCATGCACCCTGAGCTGCGCGAACGCTCGCTCAAAGGGCTGTTGGAGATCGGCTTTGATGGCCTGGCGATTGGCGGCCTCTCGGTGGGCGAACCTAAAGAAGAGATGATCAAGGTGCTCGACTACCTGCCCACCTGGATGCCGGATGAGAAGCCGCGTTATTTAATGGGCGTCGGCAAACCCGAAGACCTGGTGGAAGGTGTGCGCCGGGGTGTAGATATGTTCGATTGCGTGATGCCTACCCGCAACGCGCGTAATGGCCACCTGTTCACCTCGGATGGCACGGTCAAAATTCGTAACGCCAAGCACCGTTTTGACACCCGCCCGCTTGACGAAGAGTGCGATTGCCATACCTGCAAGAGCTTCTCGCGGGGCTATCTACATCACTTGGACCGCTGCAATGAAATGCTCGGTTCAATGCTCAACACCATCCACAACTTACGTTATTACCAGCGTGTAATGGCTGATTTGCGCGCGGCAATTGAAGCGGGTACATTGACGACCTTTGTGGAAGGCTTCTATGCACGGCGTGGCTTGCCGGTGCCTCCCCTAGCGAATTAA
- the yajC gene encoding preprotein translocase subunit YajC: MLDFFISPAHAQEAAAGGGIAQIVMLVGFVLIFYFLLWRPQAKRAKQHKQLVSNLDKGDEIVIGGGLVGRITKVSDEFLTIEISEGTEVNVQKNAVAAVLPKGTIKSI, from the coding sequence ATGCTGGATTTCTTCATCTCACCAGCCCATGCCCAAGAAGCCGCCGCTGGCGGTGGTATTGCGCAAATCGTCATGCTGGTCGGCTTCGTACTGATTTTCTACTTCCTGTTGTGGCGCCCGCAGGCCAAGCGCGCTAAGCAGCACAAGCAACTGGTCAGCAACCTGGACAAAGGTGATGAGATCGTCATTGGCGGTGGTTTGGTGGGTCGTATCACGAAGGTGAGCGACGAATTCCTGACCATCGAGATCTCTGAAGGCACCGAAGTTAACGTGCAGAAGAACGCCGTTGCCGCCGTATTGCCTAAAGGCACCATCAAGTCCATCTAA
- the secF gene encoding protein translocase subunit SecF — protein sequence MKPLSHLQIDFMGRRNIAFVVSAVLLIVSIGAILFQQLNLGLDFTGGTLIEVRYGAAPSLDAIRVLLEESGFQDVSVQTFGASTEVLIRLQQAFDADVGGEVVNLLRSSGDSVDLVRSEFVGSQVGDQLRDQSGLGLLVALGVVMLYVAFRFQYKFAIGALLALLHDVIIVVGVFALFQLDFDLTVLAAILAVIGYSLNDTIVVYDRVREAIRTSRIDDMPQIFDEAINATLSRTLATSGTTVLVLLALLLLGGDMIENFAIALLVGIVVGTFSSIYIAAALLLPLKLSREDLIPTKKELDEEEEELP from the coding sequence ATGAAACCCCTATCACACCTGCAAATCGACTTTATGGGACGGCGCAACATCGCGTTTGTCGTCTCCGCTGTACTACTTATCGTGTCGATTGGTGCCATCCTGTTCCAGCAGCTCAACCTAGGGCTGGACTTTACTGGCGGTACGCTGATTGAGGTGCGCTACGGCGCTGCGCCGTCCCTGGACGCTATTCGTGTGCTGCTTGAAGAGAGCGGCTTTCAAGATGTCTCGGTGCAAACCTTTGGGGCATCAACCGAAGTCTTGATTCGTCTCCAGCAGGCGTTTGACGCCGATGTAGGCGGCGAGGTCGTTAACCTGCTGCGCTCTAGTGGCGATAGTGTAGATCTTGTTCGCTCTGAGTTTGTGGGCTCCCAGGTAGGCGACCAACTGCGTGATCAAAGCGGCCTGGGCCTGCTGGTAGCACTCGGCGTGGTCATGCTCTATGTCGCCTTCCGCTTTCAGTACAAGTTTGCGATTGGTGCACTGCTGGCATTGCTCCACGACGTGATTATCGTAGTGGGTGTTTTTGCGCTATTTCAGCTCGATTTCGACCTTACCGTGTTGGCAGCGATACTGGCAGTTATCGGCTACTCGTTGAACGATACCATCGTGGTTTATGACCGCGTACGCGAAGCCATCCGCACCTCGCGTATCGACGATATGCCGCAGATCTTCGACGAAGCGATTAACGCCACGCTCTCCCGCACCCTGGCAACCTCGGGCACCACTGTGCTGGTATTGCTCGCGCTGCTACTGCTGGGCGGCGATATGATTGAGAACTTCGCCATTGCGCTGCTGGTCGGCATTGTCGTGGGCACGTTCTCGTCTATCTATATTGCAGCGGCGCTGCTACTACCGCTGAAGTTGTCACGGGAAGATTTGATTCCCACCAAGAAAGAGCTCGATGAAGAAGAGGAAGAGTTGCCTTAA
- the secD gene encoding protein translocase subunit SecD, protein MLNRYPLWKYLLILVVLVVGLIYSLPNLFPEDPAIQISSAQGDSLDERQIDRVETALSENDIEVKALEEENGQWLIRLRHDDDQLPARDIAADLLGDDATVALNLAEATPEWLQAFSASPMTLGLDLRGGVHFLLEVDMDAALTQRLEVNASAMRELLRSERLRYRNTEVGERTLSIDFASAEDRDTARSLISRDFPEFEYSSEGDGRASSLVMTLSDQSVSEIQDYAINQNLTTLRNRVNELGVAEPMVQRQGPNQIVVELPGIQDTVAAKRIVGATANLEFRLEARPDTPENETETLTFRNEPARTAELMRDVIITGDSVSSASNSFDENGRPQVNIDLDGTGGTLMNRATRTNIGRNMAVLFIEHKSEDTVITDPETGEETIEREPYIERGLISLATIQSALGNSFRITGLDSPTEAAELALLLRSGSLAAPIYFVQERTIGPSLGAENIERGLLSVQIGLLLVVLFMLVRYKVFGVFANIALALNLTLLVAVMSMLGATLTLPGIAGIVLTLGMAVDANVLIFERIREELRNGMSVQQAIQAGYERAFTSIVDANITTLLVAVILFSIGSGPVKGFAVTLSIGILTSLFTALMVTRAMVNLAYGSKPVKKLWI, encoded by the coding sequence ATGCTCAACCGTTACCCCCTGTGGAAGTATCTACTGATACTGGTCGTCCTGGTGGTTGGCCTTATCTACTCGCTTCCCAATCTATTCCCCGAAGACCCCGCCATCCAAATCAGCAGCGCCCAAGGCGATTCGCTGGATGAGCGTCAGATAGACCGCGTCGAAACCGCGCTCAGCGAAAACGATATTGAGGTCAAAGCGCTCGAAGAAGAGAACGGGCAGTGGCTCATTCGTTTACGCCACGACGACGATCAACTCCCCGCACGCGACATTGCCGCCGACCTTTTAGGCGATGATGCAACGGTAGCGCTGAATCTCGCCGAAGCAACGCCCGAGTGGCTGCAGGCGTTTTCCGCCTCGCCCATGACGCTGGGCCTTGATCTGCGCGGTGGTGTCCACTTCCTGCTCGAAGTGGATATGGACGCTGCGCTAACCCAGCGCCTGGAAGTCAACGCCAGCGCGATGCGTGAACTGCTGCGCAGTGAGCGTCTCCGCTACCGCAACACTGAAGTCGGAGAGCGCACGCTGTCGATTGATTTTGCCAGCGCCGAAGACCGCGATACGGCACGTAGCCTGATCAGCCGCGACTTCCCAGAGTTTGAATACAGTAGCGAAGGCGATGGCCGTGCTTCCTCGCTGGTAATGACGCTTAGCGATCAGTCGGTCAGCGAAATTCAGGATTACGCGATCAACCAGAACTTGACCACCTTACGCAACCGGGTCAACGAACTGGGTGTGGCTGAGCCTATGGTGCAGCGCCAAGGACCCAACCAGATCGTCGTGGAACTACCCGGCATCCAGGACACCGTGGCAGCTAAGCGCATTGTTGGCGCAACGGCCAACCTGGAATTCCGTCTGGAAGCTCGCCCCGACACCCCGGAAAACGAAACAGAAACCCTGACGTTTCGTAACGAGCCTGCCCGCACCGCTGAGCTAATGCGCGATGTGATTATTACCGGCGATAGTGTTTCCAGCGCCAGCAACAGCTTTGATGAGAATGGCCGCCCGCAGGTCAATATTGACCTGGATGGCACCGGCGGCACGCTGATGAACCGCGCCACGCGCACCAATATCGGCCGCAACATGGCGGTGCTGTTCATCGAGCATAAGAGCGAAGACACCGTGATCACCGACCCGGAGACGGGTGAAGAGACCATTGAGCGTGAGCCTTACATTGAGCGTGGCCTGATTAGCCTGGCCACGATTCAAAGCGCACTGGGCAACAGCTTCCGGATCACCGGCTTAGACTCGCCAACGGAAGCCGCTGAACTGGCGCTACTGCTGCGTTCTGGTTCCCTTGCTGCTCCCATCTACTTCGTGCAAGAGCGCACGATCGGGCCAAGCCTGGGCGCTGAAAATATAGAGCGGGGCCTGCTCTCGGTACAGATCGGCCTGCTGCTGGTCGTGCTGTTTATGCTGGTGCGCTACAAGGTGTTTGGCGTGTTTGCCAATATCGCCCTGGCGCTGAACTTAACGCTGCTGGTCGCAGTGATGTCGATGCTGGGTGCCACGCTAACGCTGCCGGGTATTGCCGGTATCGTACTGACGCTGGGTATGGCGGTGGACGCCAACGTGCTGATTTTCGAGCGAATACGCGAAGAGCTGCGCAATGGAATGTCGGTTCAGCAGGCGATCCAAGCCGGCTATGAGCGCGCCTTCACTTCCATCGTCGACGCCAACATCACCACGCTGCTGGTCGCCGTTATCCTGTTCTCGATTGGCTCCGGCCCGGTGAAAGGGTTCGCCGTCACACTCTCTATCGGCATTTTGACGTCGCTGTTCACCGCTCTGATGGTGACTCGCGCCATGGTCAACTTGGCCTATGGCAGCAAACCCGTCAAAAAGCTATGGATTTGA